Proteins from a genomic interval of Rosa chinensis cultivar Old Blush chromosome 2, RchiOBHm-V2, whole genome shotgun sequence:
- the LOC112187345 gene encoding caffeoylshikimate esterase gives MASDMGNVKYEEEYILNSRGMKLFTCKWLPDNNKPPKALIFICHGYGMECSITMSSTATRLAKVGFAIYGIDYEGHGRSSGLKGYVKSFDRVVDDCINHFTNICESKENKGKMRYLLGESMGGAVALLVHRRKPQYWDGAVLVAPMCKIADDMRPSPIVISLLKKLCRVIPTWKIIPTNDIIDVAFKVPEVRKQMRENPYFYKGRPRLKTGYELLRVSTDIEQRLQEITLPFLVLHGEDDKVTDTSVSKQLYEVASSSDKSLKLYPNMWHGLLYGELIENSEIVFSDIINWLDRRSTSGTSRSEGELRRDGEKH, from the coding sequence ATGGCCAGTGATATGGGGAATGTCAAATACGAAGAGGAGTACATCTTAAACTCTAGAGGAATGAAGCTTTTCACATGCAAATGGCTTCCGGACAATAACAAACCTCCCAAAGCCTTGATCTTCATCTGCCATGGATATGGCATGGAGTGTAGCATCACCATGAGCAGTACCGCAACCAGACTAGCCAAAGTGGGGTTTGCCATATACGGGATAGATTATGAAGGCCATGGAAGATCGTCAGGCCTTAAGGGCTATGTCAAGAGTTTTGATCGTGTTGTTGACGACTGCATCAACCACTTTACAAACATATGTGAGAGCAAAGAGAACAAAGGAAAAATGAGGTATCTGTTGGGGGAGTCAATGGGAGGAGCAGTGGCTCTGCTTGTTCATAGGAGAAAGCCACAATATTGGGATGGTGCGGTCTTAGTTGCACCCATGTGTAAGATTGCAGATGATATGAGGCCATCTCCTATTGTGATCAGTCTTTTGAAAAAACTCTGCAGGGTTATCCCAACTTGGAAAATAATCCCCACAAATGATATCATCGATGTTGCTTTTAAAGTACCTGAGGTTAGGAAACAGATGAGAGAAAACCCTTACTTCTACAAAGGCCGACCTCGTCTGAAAACCGGCTACGAACTTTTGAGGGTCAGCACGGATATTGAACAGAGGCTTCAAGAGATCACATTGCCGTTCCTAGTTCTCCATGGCGAAGATGATAAAGTTACCGACACATCAGTTAGCAAACAGCTCTATGAGGTGGCCTCGAGTTCTGACAAGTCACTGAAGTTGTACCCGAATATGTGGCATGGTCTGCTCTATGGAGAACTAATTGAGAATTCTGAGATTGtgttttcagacataatcaattgGTTAGACAGGAGAAGCACCTCCGGAACTTCAAGGTCGGAGGGAGAGTTGAGAAGGGATGGTGAAAAACATTAA
- the LOC112187346 gene encoding profilin — protein sequence MSWQTYVDDHLMCEIEGNHLSAAAIIGQDGSVWAQSATFPQLKPEEVTGIVNDFNEPGTLAPTGLYLGGTKYMVIQGEPGAVIRGKKGPGGVTVKKTTLALLIGIYDEPMTPGQCNMIVERLGDYLVEQGL from the exons ATGTCGTGGCAAACTTACGTCGATGACCACCTGATGTGCGAAATCGAAGGCAACCACCTCTCCGCCGCCGCCATCATCGGCCAAGACGGCAGCGTTTGGGCCCAGAGCGCCACCTTCCCTCAG TTGAAGCCTGAAGAAGTTACTGGCATTGTGAATGACTTTAATGAACCTGGAACACTTGCTCCAACTGGGTTGTATCTTGGAGGCACTAAGTACATGGTGATCCAAGGAGAGCCTGGAGCTGTCATTAGAGGGAAGAAG GGCCCTGGAGGTGTTACTGTGAAGAAGACTACTCTGGCATTGCTCATTGGGATCTATGATGAGCCAATGACTCCCGGACAATGCAACATGATTGTGGAGAGGCTTGGCGATTATCTGGTTGAGCAGGGTCTCTAG
- the LOC112190530 gene encoding profilin-2 → MSWQTYVDEHLMCDIDGNGQHLAAAAIVGHDGSPWAKSANFPQFKPEEITAIMKDFDEPGTLAPTGLYLGGVKYMVIQGEPGAVIRGKKGSGGITIKKTGQALVFGIYEEPVTPGQCNMVVERLGDYLADQGL, encoded by the exons ATGTCGTGGCAGACTTATGTAGATGAACACTTGATGTGTGACATTGATGGCAATGGCCAGCATCTTGCTGCCGCGGCCATTGTTGGTCATGATGGCAGCCCCTGGGCCAAGAGTGCTAACTTCCCTCAG TTTAAGCCTGAGGAGATCACTGCTATCATGAAAGATTTCGATGAACCTGGAACCCTTGCTCCGACTGGCTTGTACCTCGGGGGAGTAAAGTACATGGTAATCCAGGGAGAGCCCGGTGCTGTTATCCGTGGGAAAAAG GGCTCTGGAGGCATCACTATAAAGAAAACTGGACAAGCACTAGTATTCGGAATCTATGAAGAACCAGTGACTCCAGGACAGTGCAACATGGTTGTTGAGAGGTTGGGAGATTACCTTGCTGATCAAGGCCTCTAG
- the LOC112190528 gene encoding derlin-1, with amino-acid sequence MSSPAEFYRSLPPISKAYGTICVVATAAFQLGLYDPRTIALLYGPVFSQFQVWRLITNFFFLGKFSVNFGIRLLMIARYGVQLEKGPFERRTADFLWMMIFGALTLLVLSTIPLFWSPFLGVSLVFMLVYVWSREYPNANINLYGLVQLKAFYFPWAMLALDVIFGSPIWPDLLGIIAGHLYHFLTVLHPLAGGKNILKTPRWVHKIVARWRIGAPPLTSRSQPAAAAAAAPGTGVAFRGRSYRLND; translated from the exons ATGTCTTCTCCTGCTGA attctatcggtCACTCCCACCCATAAGCAAGGCTTACGGGACCATCTGTGTGGTGGCAACTGCGGCCTTTCAATTGGGACTTTATGATCCTCGAACTATTGCATTATTATATGGACCAGTATTTTCACAGTTCCAG GTGTGGAGGTTGATtacaaatttctttttccttgggaAGTTCTCTGTCAACTTTGGAATTCGCCTTTTAATGAT AGCAAGATATGGAGTTCAACTTGAAAAGGGACCATTTGAACGTCGTACTGCTGATTTCTTGTGGATGATGATATTTGGAGCCCTGACATTATTG GTTTTATCCACCATCCCACTGTTTTGGTCTCCATTCTTGGGGGTATCTCTTGTGTTCATGCTTGTTTATGTCTGGAGTAGAGAATATCCGAATGCTAATATCAACTTATATGGCCTCGTGCAACTTAAG GCATTTTATTTCCCCTGGGCGATGCTTGCTTTGGACGTCATATTTGGTTCACCAATTTGGCCAGATCTGCTGGGAATCATTGCTGGACATCTGTACCACTTCTTGACCGTGTTGCATCCATTGGCAGGTGGAAAGAACATATTGAAGACTCCAAGATGGGT ACATAAAATAGTTGCAAGATGGAGGATAGGTGCTCCTCCACTAACAAGCCGATCCCAACCTGCTGCCGCTGCTGCTGCCGCTCCCGGTACGGGTGTGGCTTTCAGAGGGAGGTCTTATCGACTTAATGATTAA